The sequence AAATATCTGTACCCTATAAAAATATTATTTTTACTCAGAAAGATGAAAAGCTCGAAACTGTTTTAGAATTAAACTTTGAAATTTCAGGAGGGAAAAAGAAAGCTCCGATAACCCGTTCTGAAAAATATACAATTTCCTATTCTGAAGATGAGATAAAAAAGTTAGCTCCGGAAGACTATATGGTTGAAATTCCATTAAAAGTTTCAAAAGGGAATTATAAGGGAAAAGTTACTCTGGAAAATAAAGTAACAGGAGATAAAAAGACCAAAACCCTCAAATTTTCAGTATAGTAACAAAGTAACATAGGGGTCAAACAAAGGGATCAGGTCTGCACCTGCAAAATAAGCAAGCCTAAAGGCTTGCCCTACAAATTAATTATTGCTGTTAGTTTAGTAATGGTAACCTTGATTTTTTAGGTTTAAATTGATATCCTTAATCTCACTTTTTAGAAAATAAAAATAATTTATAAAAATGAGGAGGATTTATGGATAAAGAAATAATAGAGAAGGCAAAAGAACATCTGGCAAAACTCCTTGAGGAGCAGATTGCCAGGGTAGAGGAAATGAAAAAAGAGCCTGAATGGATCGATTATCAAAAGCTTCCTCGAGTAATAATAGGCATTGCTGGAGGAGATGGTATCGGTCCTTACATCTCAAAGCAAGCGCAGAGAATCCTTGAATTTTTACTGAAAGATGATGCAAAAGATGGGAAAGTTGAGTTTAAAGTGATTGAAGGACTTACGATAGAAAACAGAGCAGCTAAAATGCAGGCAGTTCCAGATGATGTGCTGGAAGAAATAAAGAAATGCCATGTAATCCTGAAAGGACCAACCACAACCCCCAAAAAAGGTGATCCATGGCCAAACATTGAGAGCGCAAATGTCGCCATGAGGCGTTACCTTGACCTCTTTGCAAATGTTCGGCCTGTAAAGGTTCCAAAGGAGGGAATTGACTGGATATTCTTCCGAGAAAATACTGAAGGAGAATATGTGCTTGGAAGCAAAGGCTTTAACGTAACCAATGATCTGGCGATTGATTTTAAAGTAATTACAACTCAGGGTTGTGACAGGATAATAAGGCTTGCCTTTGAATATGCAAAAAAGAATAAAATTAATCGTATAACAGCGGTCACAAAGGCAAATGTGATTAAAACAACTGACGGAAAATTTCTTGAAACATTTTACAGGATTGCAAAAGAATATCCTGAAATATACGCTGATGACTGGTTTGTGGACATAATGTCAGCAAAGTTAATCGATACAAAACGAAGGACAGACTTCAAAGTAATAGTTCTTCCAAATCTTTATGGAGATATCCTGACTGACGAAGCTGCTGAATTTCAGGGAGGAGTTGGAACCGCAGGCAGTGCGAACATCGGAAAGAAATATGCAATGTTTGAAGCAATTCATGGAAGTGCACCGAGAATGGTTACAGAGGGAAGAGCAGATTATGCTGACCCGAGCTCAATTCTCAGAGCAACAGTAATGTTACTGAGGCATATTGGTTATACTGATAGAGCAGATAAGCTTGAGAAAGCTCTCGATGTATGCGGAATTTTTGAGAAGAAGTTTGTAATAACTGGAAGGAAAGACGGAGCTACTGGAGCTGCTTTTGCTGATTATTTAATGGAAGAAATTAACAACCCGAATTT is a genomic window of Acidobacteriota bacterium containing:
- a CDS encoding isocitrate/isopropylmalate family dehydrogenase; translated protein: MDKEIIEKAKEHLAKLLEEQIARVEEMKKEPEWIDYQKLPRVIIGIAGGDGIGPYISKQAQRILEFLLKDDAKDGKVEFKVIEGLTIENRAAKMQAVPDDVLEEIKKCHVILKGPTTTPKKGDPWPNIESANVAMRRYLDLFANVRPVKVPKEGIDWIFFRENTEGEYVLGSKGFNVTNDLAIDFKVITTQGCDRIIRLAFEYAKKNKINRITAVTKANVIKTTDGKFLETFYRIAKEYPEIYADDWFVDIMSAKLIDTKRRTDFKVIVLPNLYGDILTDEAAEFQGGVGTAGSANIGKKYAMFEAIHGSAPRMVTEGRADYADPSSILRATVMLLRHIGYTDRADKLEKALDVCGIFEKKFVITGRKDGATGAAFADYLMEEINNPNLEEKWKSLQ